One Natronomonas moolapensis 8.8.11 genomic region harbors:
- the tuf gene encoding translation elongation factor EF-1 subunit alpha, whose amino-acid sequence MSDIPHQNLAVIGHVDHGKSTMVGRLLFETGSVPEHVIEQYREEAEEKGKGGFEFAYVMDNLAEERERGVTIDIAHQEFDTDKYNFTIVDCPGHRDFVKNMITGASQADNAVLVVAADDGVQPQTQEHVFLARTLGIDELIVAVNKMDLVDYEESKYKTVVEEVKQLLQQVRFDVDDAEFIPTSAFEGDNVSEDSENTPWYDGPSLLEALNDLPEPQPPTDAPLRLPIQDVYTISGIGTVPVGRVETGILNTGDNVSFQPSDVGGEVKTVEMHHEEVPKAEPGDNVGFNVRGIGKDDIRRGDVCGPADDPPTVAETFQAQVVVMQHPSVITAGYTPVFHAHTAQVACTVESIDKKIDPSSGEVAEENPDFIQSGDAAVVTVRPQKPLSIESSNEIPELGSFAIRDMGQTVAAGKVLSVNER is encoded by the coding sequence ATGAGCGACATACCCCACCAGAACCTGGCCGTCATCGGCCACGTCGACCACGGAAAGAGCACAATGGTCGGGCGGCTCCTCTTCGAGACTGGGAGCGTCCCCGAGCACGTAATCGAGCAGTACCGAGAGGAAGCAGAGGAGAAGGGCAAGGGCGGCTTCGAGTTCGCCTACGTCATGGACAACCTCGCCGAGGAGCGAGAGCGTGGTGTCACCATCGACATCGCCCACCAGGAGTTCGACACCGACAAGTACAATTTCACTATTGTCGACTGTCCGGGCCACCGTGACTTCGTGAAGAACATGATCACGGGCGCGAGCCAGGCCGACAACGCGGTGTTGGTCGTCGCGGCCGACGACGGCGTCCAGCCACAGACACAGGAGCACGTCTTCTTGGCGCGCACCCTGGGCATCGACGAACTCATCGTCGCCGTCAACAAGATGGACCTCGTCGACTACGAGGAGTCCAAGTACAAGACGGTCGTCGAGGAGGTCAAACAGCTCCTCCAGCAGGTCCGCTTCGATGTCGACGACGCGGAGTTCATTCCGACCTCCGCCTTCGAGGGCGACAACGTCTCCGAGGACTCAGAGAACACGCCGTGGTACGACGGCCCCTCGCTGCTCGAGGCGCTCAACGACCTGCCGGAACCGCAGCCGCCGACGGACGCACCGCTTCGCCTCCCGATCCAGGACGTCTACACCATCTCCGGCATCGGGACCGTCCCGGTCGGCCGCGTCGAGACGGGCATCCTCAACACCGGCGACAACGTCTCCTTCCAGCCCTCCGACGTGGGCGGAGAAGTCAAAACGGTCGAGATGCACCACGAGGAAGTTCCGAAAGCCGAGCCCGGCGACAACGTCGGCTTCAACGTCCGCGGCATCGGCAAGGACGACATCCGACGCGGTGACGTCTGTGGCCCGGCTGACGACCCGCCGACGGTCGCCGAGACGTTTCAGGCCCAGGTCGTCGTCATGCAGCACCCCTCGGTGATCACGGCTGGGTACACCCCGGTCTTCCACGCCCACACCGCACAGGTCGCCTGCACGGTCGAGTCGATCGACAAGAAGATCGACCCCTCCTCCGGCGAGGTCGCCGAGGAGAACCCGGACTTCATCCAGTCGGGCGACGCGGCCGTCGTGACGGTCCGTCCCCAGAAGCCGCTCAGCATCGAGTCCTCGAACGAGATCCCCGAGCTGGGCAGCTTCGCCATCCGCGACATGGGTCAGACCGTCGCGGCCGGCAAAGTCCTCAGCGTCAACGAGCGATAA
- a CDS encoding homoserine dehydrogenase has product MRLAIVGSGAVGTSVLELAGGYGHDVVGVADSSSGAVDAAGLDPEAVRSRKHEQDTVGDGTPEDVLEADYDVLVEATPTTLGDAEPGFSHVECALERDRHVVLANKGPVAERYDDVRALEADSAGSVLFEAAVGGAIPVLSTIDDLNGQVTAARGVLNGTANFVLSRMAAEGLGYEHVLAEAQDLGVAEADPTFDVEGVDAALKCVILANVLYEDTYTLEDAEVEGIDDLPGSALELAAEDGRTIRLIGEVADGDVRVGPRLVPENGTLAVSGTLNIVQLETQHAGRLNISGRGAGGPETASAILADVGRLPSE; this is encoded by the coding sequence GTGAGGCTCGCGATCGTCGGTTCGGGCGCCGTCGGAACGTCGGTCCTCGAGTTGGCCGGCGGCTACGGCCACGACGTCGTCGGCGTCGCCGACTCCTCGAGCGGCGCGGTCGACGCAGCCGGCCTCGATCCCGAAGCGGTGCGTTCGCGGAAGCACGAGCAGGACACCGTCGGCGACGGAACGCCCGAGGACGTTCTCGAGGCCGACTACGACGTATTGGTCGAGGCGACGCCAACGACGCTCGGCGACGCCGAACCGGGCTTTTCGCACGTCGAGTGCGCCCTCGAGCGCGACCGCCACGTCGTGTTGGCGAACAAGGGGCCGGTCGCCGAGCGCTACGACGACGTCCGGGCGCTGGAGGCCGACTCGGCCGGGAGCGTCCTCTTCGAGGCCGCCGTCGGCGGCGCGATCCCGGTGCTCTCGACGATCGACGACCTCAACGGTCAAGTGACTGCCGCCCGGGGCGTCCTGAACGGGACGGCCAACTTCGTCCTCTCGCGGATGGCCGCCGAGGGCCTCGGCTACGAGCACGTTCTGGCCGAAGCACAGGATCTCGGCGTCGCCGAGGCCGACCCGACTTTCGACGTCGAGGGGGTCGACGCGGCCCTGAAATGCGTCATCCTCGCGAACGTCCTCTACGAGGACACCTACACCCTCGAAGACGCCGAGGTCGAGGGGATCGACGATCTGCCGGGGAGCGCCTTAGAGCTGGCCGCCGAGGACGGACGGACGATACGGCTCATCGGCGAGGTCGCGGACGGCGACGTCCGGGTCGGCCCGCGGCTCGTCCCCGAGAACGGGACGCTCGCCGTCTCGGGGACGCTCAATATCGTCCAGCTGGAGACCCAACACGCTGGACGGCTCAACATCTCCGGACGCGGCGCGGGCGGTCCCGAAACGGCGAGTGCGATACTCGCGGACGTCGGCCGTCTACCCTCCGAGTGA
- a CDS encoding ACT domain protein — protein sequence MSGTDTNSYTVRLELVDEPGELLRALEPIADNGGNLLSIFHERGNLTPRGHIPVEVDLEATEARFDVIVDALREAGVNVIQAGAERYSEELTVVLVGHLVETDLSDTLRRFTGCGGVSVADVSLSAPAGTEGPSSARLRLVATEGRSADALETVRTVAEEKDLRVVEPLMEGSA from the coding sequence ATGAGCGGGACCGACACGAACTCGTACACGGTCCGGCTCGAACTCGTCGACGAACCCGGAGAACTGCTGCGCGCGCTCGAACCCATCGCCGACAACGGGGGGAACCTCCTCTCGATCTTCCACGAGCGGGGAAACCTCACGCCGCGGGGACACATCCCCGTCGAGGTCGACCTCGAGGCGACGGAGGCGCGTTTCGACGTCATCGTCGACGCGCTCCGGGAGGCGGGTGTCAACGTCATTCAGGCCGGGGCCGAACGCTACAGCGAGGAGTTGACGGTGGTACTCGTCGGGCACCTCGTCGAGACGGACCTCTCGGACACGCTCCGGCGGTTCACCGGCTGCGGTGGGGTCTCCGTGGCGGACGTCTCGCTGTCGGCCCCCGCCGGGACCGAAGGCCCCTCCAGCGCGCGGCTCCGGCTAGTTGCGACCGAGGGCCGAAGCGCCGATGCCCTCGAGACGGTTCGGACGGTCGCCGAGGAGAAGGACCTCCGCGTCGTCGAGCCGCTGATGGAGGGGTCGGCGTGA